The Alicyclobacillus macrosporangiidus CPP55 genome segment ATTGCTGGAATCCTGTCGTTTCTCTCGCCATGTTGTTTGCCGTTGTATCCGTCCTACCTGTCGTATATCTCCGGGGTGACGTTTGGGCAAGGGGGTCAAACCACCTGGAATCATCGTGTACGTGCGTTGACACACACCTTGTTTTTCATCATCGGGTTCTCCGTCATCTTTCTGGCCCTGGGTTTGTCGGCCAGTCTCATCGGACAGGTGTTCGTGAACTACCGGGGCGTCATTCGTATTGTCGGCGGGGTCATCGTCTTTTTGATGGGGCTCGTGTTGAGTGGCCTGTTCACGCCGAAATGGCTGATGATGGAGAAAAAATGGGAGTTCAGATCGGACAGGACGGGTTACCTGGCATCCGTCCTGGTCGGGGTCAGCTTTGCCGCCGGATGGTCTCCTTGCATTGGCCCCATTCTCGCCGCTGTACTGGTGATGACAGCCACGAACAGTGCGCTTGGATTGCCGCTCATCCTCGCTTACATCCTCGGGTTTGCGATTCCCTTTTTTGTTCTGGGTTTCACCTTGGGCTCCGTGCGCAGGCTGGCCAAATACGGGGCGATGCTCAGCAAAATCGGCGGATACACCATGATGGTTCTCGGGGTGCTTCTTTTGACGAATACCATGTCCAAGATCACCGTGGCACTGATTCGGCTGTATGGCGGGTTCACGGGATTCTAAGGGAGGTCGTGGTGTGAAAAAGGCACACAAATGGTTGGGGATTGGTACCGGCACCGCATTGCTCATTGCCATCGTGGGAACGGTCACCTTCAAACAAAATTCATTGGCCGCATCTCAGACCGCAGCCTCGGCGAATGTTGCTCCGGGCGCTTCATCCGTGGCGGTGGCCCCTCAAACGGGTTACAAGATGCCCCCGATCAAACTGCAGGAATACCCGGACAACCAGACGATTGACACGGACAAACTGCGTGGCAAGCCCATTTTCATTAATTTCTGGACGTCGTGGTGTGTCTACTGCAAGTTGGAGACGCCTGACATCGTGCAGGCGTACAAACAGTACGGTGACAAGGTGGTCTTCCTCAGCATCAATGTCACTGCTCAGGACAGCATGGCCGACATGGAGCAGTTCGTGAAACAGTACGGGATCACGTGGCCGGTGGCCTTGGACACGAAGGGGACGGTGATGAACGAGTATGGCATCATTGGTTTCCCGACGTCCTTTTTTGTAAACCGCCAAGGGATGATTGTGGCGACAAACGTGGGTGCTGTATCGAAAGAGAACCTGATGGCGGAACTGGAGAGGATTTCGAAGTAATGCTGGCGCTATTGCAAAGAGTTCCCGACGCATGGATGGCGCTTCTGTTGGGCTGTGTGGGCGGCTGGGCCTTTCTCAACCTGCAACCCAAGGACCGAGCACGAGAGATTGTGGCGGACAAGTTGTCCGGCGCCGTGCTGGTGTTTGTGGTGTTCACCCGGTTTTCCGGTATCTTGCTGCATCCAAGCTTGAGCCTGCGAGACAACCTGATGGCCGTCATCGGTGGGACTCCTCCAGGAGGAATCTTCGTGGGCTTGGCGGCGAGTACCTTATATCTGATCATCTCCCTGTGGCGAAAAAAGGCGCTGGATGAAACTGGGCTCAAGCTGGTCGCACAGACGCTGGTGGTCGGTGCGATTCCTTATTTTGCATATCGTGCCTATGTGGATCTGCATCCATATCGCTTCGAGGACCTGGTGCGGTGTGGGTTTGCGGTGATCCTGTATCTGCTCAGCCGGCGTGCCAGCATGTATGCGCATCGGGTCTGGGCGGTTGCCGGTACGGTGCTGTTTGGGACATCTCTGCTGGTTCCGCATGTGGAGCTGTACACCGTGTTTGACCTTTCACAGTGGACCTTTTTGTTGATCATGGCGGCCTCAATCTCCGTGGAGGCTTGGTACGACGTGGCGGGGATGAGTCCTGCGGCAGGGTTGGTGAAGGACGAGCACACCCAGAGAGAAGGGGAGCGTGATCGCTTGTGACCTCGTCCGATGCAACCAGGGAACTCTGGCCGCCGAATGGTTGTGAGGAGCACGTGGTGCAATGAAACATGGGCAGCTTTTACGCTGCCCATTTGCGAGTCGGAATCGTGGTCCAAACCCTTTGCCCGTACGTTCGGTATCACTCCGACATGTCCTTCAAATTGTACGGGTCCGTGACGCCTGCATATTGCACGACGACATCCATCCCTGCGGAAGCGTGGTGCAGGTCGTGGCAGTGGAACATCCACAGACCGGGGTTGTCTGCCTTGAAGGCGATGTCGTATGTCTCACCGGGCAGCACTTGCAACGTGTCGAGGAAAATGGGGCTGCCGGTGATGGGCTTCCCATCTCGTGAGAGCACCTGGAAGATGTGCCCGTGAAGGTGCATCGGGTGAATGTACGTACTCTTGTTCTCGATGTGGACCTTGACCGTATCTCCCGTGTTCACGACGAACGGCGGTACGCTCGGAAATGCTTGTCCGTTGATGGTATAGACCATGCCACTTTGGTTCATGGCGACGCCAAGGTCCATGTTGAAGGTCTTGTCGAACTTCTGATCCAAGCTGAACGTCTGCACACCGGGGATCGATCCGCTGCCATAGCGGGTGAAGTCAAACCACGGCTCATTTTGCACGTCCGGCATATCAGACATGGAACTTGTGCCGGAAGCCATGGCACCGCCGATGGTGGCCCGAAGCTGCATGCGCTCCGTCATGTCTGGATCCCCGCTCACCAACTGGACCTTTCCGCTTTTTGGCATGGTGAATTCGATTTTTTGGCATGGTGAATTCGATGTCGTATCGCTGAGCGGCACCAATCGGGAGGAGTTGGTTCTCAATGGGCGTTGGATTTGCGATGTCCTGCCCGTCCATGGCGACCACTTTGAACGGCGTGCCGACCAGCGTCATGAGGTGCGTCATATTGCCTGCGTTCACGAGCCGCAGGCGCACGGTCTCGCCAGGCTTCGCTTCGAGCATGGTCTGCCCGCTGGCGTCCTGGTTGATGGTGTACGCATCGTACATGTTGGTCATTTCACCCACGGCACTCTTATCCATGTCCGTCACCTGGAAGCCATGGGTGCGCAGGCTCGGCACCCCCATGGACATGGTGCCCATACCGCTCATGTTGCCCATGCTCCCCATGCTCATTCCGTTCATGCCACTCATGCCGGTCATGTTCCCCATGCTCATCCCATTCATGCCGCCCATGCTGGTCATGTTCCCCATGGTTTCATCGGTCGAGGACGAAGGGGAGGTGGACCACTCATGCAAGAGGAGCGTGTAGTCTCTGTCGGGGGCCGGTGCGGACTGGCTTTTGGGCAGGACCACGATGCCGCCGTACAGTCCGAGGCCGATCTCCTGCACGCTATTGACATGAGAGTGGTACCAGTAGGTGCCCGCTTGGTTTGCCACGAATCGGTAGACGTAGCTGCCACCCGGTTGGATAGGGTCTTGGGTCAATCCAGGTACACCATCTTGAGAGCCGGGGACGGAAATTCCGTGCCAGTGGACGGTGATCGGCACGGTCAACTGGTTGTGCACGGTCACTTCGACGAGATCCCCCTGATGGACTTTGAGTAGTGGCCCCGGAGCGGTTCCGTTAAACGTCATGGCCTTGACGGTCTTCCCGCCCAAGGTGATGGACTTTTCCTCAGCGGTCAGCGTGAAGGACTGAACGTGCGCCCCAGATGGAGGATTGGCCACCAAGGCGGATACGGGCACCAGCTTTCCATCCGGGCCAGCCGTTTGAACCAGCGGTGCAGCGGATGTGGTAGTGGATGTGCTTGCCGATCTGTGCATCCACCAAGCATAATACCCGCTGCCACCGGTAACGGCCAGGACGGCAACCGCACTGTACAGGGCGATGTGTTGTTTTTTCATCGTAACACCCCTTGTTTTACATGAATCCCGCAGACGTTGGCGGGTGGACCATTGCCAGTGTAGCGATGGATTGCGAAGATGGTATGAAGACGGCAGACTGCAAACAAATTGTCACAAATGGCGGAGGCGCAAGGATGAAACGGCATCACTCCATCTTGGTTGCGGATGACGAGAAGAAGATTGCCGATGTGTTATCGCTGTATCTGGAGCGGGCGGGCTTCAACGTGGTTTGTGTATATACCGGCAG includes the following:
- a CDS encoding multicopper oxidase domain-containing protein; this translates as MTERMQLRATIGGAMASGTSSMSDMPDVQNEPWFDFTRYGSGSIPGVQTFSLDQKFDKTFNMDLGVAMNQSGMVYTINGQAFPSVPPFVVNTGDTVKVHIENKSTYIHPMHLHGHIFQVLSRDGKPITGSPIFLDTLQVLPGETYDIAFKADNPGLWMFHCHDLHHASAGMDVVVQYAGVTDPYNLKDMSE
- a CDS encoding cytochrome c biogenesis CcdA family protein — encoded protein: MGADTLTLGTHPTLWLAFIAGILSFLSPCCLPLYPSYLSYISGVTFGQGGQTTWNHRVRALTHTLFFIIGFSVIFLALGLSASLIGQVFVNYRGVIRIVGGVIVFLMGLVLSGLFTPKWLMMEKKWEFRSDRTGYLASVLVGVSFAAGWSPCIGPILAAVLVMTATNSALGLPLILAYILGFAIPFFVLGFTLGSVRRLAKYGAMLSKIGGYTMMVLGVLLLTNTMSKITVALIRLYGGFTGF
- a CDS encoding multicopper oxidase family protein; its protein translation is MKKQHIALYSAVAVLAVTGGSGYYAWWMHRSASTSTTTSAAPLVQTAGPDGKLVPVSALVANPPSGAHVQSFTLTAEEKSITLGGKTVKAMTFNGTAPGPLLKVHQGDLVEVTVHNQLTVPITVHWHGISVPGSQDGVPGLTQDPIQPGGSYVYRFVANQAGTYWYHSHVNSVQEIGLGLYGGIVVLPKSQSAPAPDRDYTLLLHEWSTSPSSSTDETMGNMTSMGGMNGMSMGNMTGMSGMNGMSMGSMGNMSGMGTMSMGVPSLRTHGFQVTDMDKSAVGEMTNMYDAYTINQDASGQTMLEAKPGETVRLRLVNAGNMTHLMTLVGTPFKVVAMDGQDIANPTPIENQLLPIGAAQRYDIEFTMPKNRIHHAKKRKGPVGERGSRHDGAHAASGHHRRCHGFRHKFHV
- a CDS encoding TlpA family protein disulfide reductase, whose amino-acid sequence is MKKAHKWLGIGTGTALLIAIVGTVTFKQNSLAASQTAASANVAPGASSVAVAPQTGYKMPPIKLQEYPDNQTIDTDKLRGKPIFINFWTSWCVYCKLETPDIVQAYKQYGDKVVFLSINVTAQDSMADMEQFVKQYGITWPVALDTKGTVMNEYGIIGFPTSFFVNRQGMIVATNVGAVSKENLMAELERISK